The Schistocerca americana isolate TAMUIC-IGC-003095 chromosome 5, iqSchAmer2.1, whole genome shotgun sequence genome includes a window with the following:
- the LOC124615350 gene encoding golgin subfamily A member 6-like protein 2 isoform X2 — MASADNESTEIRCQERSKGGLAYEVILADPVTDTPPKRPTSPKSTSAENIEEKLKAAEERRMSLEANKMAALAAKMSKIEEASRKKDEQANTFILQTREALEQKMETHVEKREAYINDLKAKLKDHLESVEKTRLSLEQQTNEVKSAVEEKLKTAAAQRDENIKKMLERLREHEDHVERVRNGMQEKITQLESQIQQKLDLAQQRREEMEREQLEKLRNHNLVKLAEVQQVNENQGKKVQERLKERLEIAELNREKEIQKKLEIVRENERRAEMVRQNKERLSSQSEEQHTASSG, encoded by the exons CTACAGAAATCAGGTGCCAAGAGAGGTCGAAGGGTGGTTTGGCTTATGAAGTTATATTAGCTGACCCTGTTACGGATACACCCCCAAAAAGACCAACTTCTCCCAAGAGCACATCTGCTGAAAACATAGAGGAGAAGTTAAAAGCAGCTGAGGAAAGGAGAATG TCTTTAGAAGCAAATAAAATGGCTGCCTTGGCAGCTAAAATGTCGAAGATTGAAGAAGCATCAAGGAAGAAAGATGAACAAGCAAACACATTCATTCTACAGACACGGGAagcactggaacagaaaatggaaacTCACGTTGAAAAGAGAGAGGCTTACATAAACGATCTCAAAGCAAAGCTTAAAGATCAT tTGGAGAGTGTGGAGAAAACAAGACTGAGTCTGGAGCAACAGACAAACGAAGTTAAGTCAGCTGTAGAAGAGAAACTAAAGACTGCAGCAGCACAGAGGGATGAGAACATCAAGAAAATGTTGGAGAGGCTTAGGGAGCAT GAGGACCATGTAGAACGAGTGCGCAATGGTATGCAGGAGAAAATAACTCAGCTTGAAAGTCAGATCCAGCAAAAGTTAGATCTGGCACAACAGAGACGTGAGGAAATGGAAAGAGAACAGCTGGAGAAACTGCGTAATCAC AATCTTGTGAAGCTTGCGGAGGTTCAACAAGTAAACGAGAATCAAGGCAAGAAGGTGCAGGAGAGACTAAAGGAACGTCTAGAAATAGCAGAGTTAAACCGTGAAAAGGAGATACAAAAGAAGCTTGAAATCGTCAGAGAAAAT GAACGCAGAGCAGAAATGGTTCGGCAGAATAAGGAGCGACTGAGCAGCCAGTCTGAGGAACAGCACACTGCTTCCTCTGGCTAG